Proteins from a genomic interval of Clostridium sp. 'deep sea':
- a CDS encoding GNAT family N-acetyltransferase translates to MIHFIEELSINAWPSIHTYHYDGWLLRYANGYSKRANSILPLYDEVYQLPKKISFCRDFYNNRNLPTIFKLTSNLKHQKIDQYLCAKQYLKLDETRVMLNDISNKNCVNNDNILVQNSLSTQWIDNYINCAKLNSYNVFNTLQNMLSKVVGETIWLTYIHNRFAVGCGYGVIDRGYLGVYNVYVSKQFRGKGFGEALVTQLFHEAQKRNIHKTYLQVLIKNEVANNLYNKLGYTEAYKYWYRRSFFE, encoded by the coding sequence ATGATTCATTTTATTGAAGAGTTATCTATAAATGCGTGGCCATCTATTCATACTTATCATTACGATGGTTGGTTATTACGGTATGCCAATGGTTATTCTAAACGGGCAAATTCAATTTTGCCCTTGTATGATGAGGTCTATCAGTTGCCTAAAAAAATTAGCTTTTGCAGGGATTTTTATAATAACCGCAATTTACCTACAATTTTTAAGCTCACCTCTAACTTAAAACACCAAAAGATAGACCAATATTTATGTGCTAAACAGTATTTAAAGCTAGATGAAACTAGGGTTATGTTGAATGATATAAGTAATAAAAACTGTGTTAACAATGATAATATACTTGTGCAAAATAGCTTATCAACACAATGGATAGATAACTATATAAACTGTGCAAAATTAAATAGCTATAATGTGTTTAATACCCTGCAAAACATGTTAAGTAAGGTTGTAGGTGAAACCATATGGTTAACATACATTCATAATCGTTTTGCTGTTGGCTGCGGATACGGGGTTATTGATAGAGGTTATTTAGGGGTATATAATGTCTATGTATCAAAGCAGTTTAGAGGTAAAGGCTTTGGAGAAGCTCTTGTGACTCAGCTTTTTCACGAGGCCCAAAAGCGAAATATACATAAAACTTATTTGCAGGTTTTAATAAAAAATGAAGTAGCAAATAACCTCTATAATAAGTTAGGTTATACCGAGGCTTATAAGTACTGGTACAGAAGATCTTTTTTTGAATAA
- the amrA gene encoding AmmeMemoRadiSam system protein A, with amino-acid sequence MGRITAFYVMPHPPIILPEIGKGEEQKISDTRHACEQIALQVASIKPTTIVIISPHGHMFSNAVTLAYSQNIEGDFGNFGEPNLGQRYNINCTLTKNILQSATQNNIACAVFNQQTASTYSLNYRLDHGAMVPLYFINKQYKNYKLVHITYGMLPKLELYKFGEIIQQEVVNSSENVVFIASGDLSHKLADSGPYKYSNKGAIFDRTITNHLQTGDVQAIFNMSDSLITEAAECGMRSFYIMLGAMNGNSIKGNLLSYQNTFAVGYAVLSFDLQANGSNAYLQLVSQHKQTQNNRISNESIYVKLARDSLKHYLNHGTKISIPNYVSSKMLNSQQGVFVSLKKQGVLRGCIGTFLPTTDNIATEIINNAIQAGLHDPRFKEVNLAELPELTISVDILSKPHTATINELNPLKYGVIVSCGHKRALLLPNLEEVDTVEKQLNIVLQKAGIKKHDDYSIKKFEVIRHK; translated from the coding sequence ATGGGAAGAATTACAGCATTTTATGTTATGCCACATCCCCCTATTATATTGCCTGAAATAGGCAAAGGTGAAGAGCAAAAAATTAGTGATACAAGGCATGCCTGTGAGCAAATTGCTCTACAAGTTGCCAGCATTAAACCCACTACTATTGTCATAATAAGTCCCCACGGACATATGTTTAGTAATGCAGTTACGCTAGCCTACTCACAAAACATAGAAGGTGATTTTGGCAATTTTGGTGAGCCAAATTTAGGCCAACGTTATAATATTAATTGCACATTAACTAAAAATATATTACAAAGCGCAACTCAAAATAATATTGCTTGTGCTGTTTTTAATCAGCAAACAGCAAGCACCTACAGTCTTAATTATCGCTTAGATCATGGGGCTATGGTTCCACTTTATTTTATTAATAAGCAGTATAAAAACTATAAGTTAGTGCATATAACTTATGGTATGTTACCAAAATTAGAGCTCTATAAGTTTGGTGAAATAATTCAACAAGAGGTAGTTAATAGCAGTGAAAACGTGGTATTCATTGCTAGTGGAGATTTATCTCATAAACTAGCAGATAGTGGACCATACAAATATAGTAATAAAGGGGCAATTTTTGACCGTACCATAACTAATCATTTGCAAACAGGCGATGTGCAAGCTATTTTTAATATGAGTGACAGCCTTATAACTGAGGCTGCAGAGTGTGGAATGAGATCCTTTTATATTATGTTAGGTGCCATGAACGGCAATAGTATAAAAGGTAATTTGTTGTCTTATCAAAATACCTTTGCAGTGGGTTATGCAGTTTTAAGCTTTGACCTACAAGCTAATGGCTCAAATGCGTATTTACAACTAGTAAGTCAGCACAAACAGACTCAAAATAACAGAATAAGCAATGAAAGCATTTATGTTAAGTTGGCACGTGATAGCTTAAAACACTATTTAAACCATGGTACAAAAATAAGTATTCCGAATTATGTGTCTTCAAAAATGCTAAATTCACAACAAGGGGTGTTTGTATCACTGAAAAAGCAAGGTGTTTTAAGGGGTTGTATTGGTACATTTTTACCTACCACAGACAATATTGCGACAGAGATTATTAATAATGCTATTCAGGCTGGTTTACACGACCCTAGATTTAAAGAGGTTAACCTAGCTGAACTGCCCGAGCTAACTATATCGGTAGATATTTTAAGCAAACCACATACTGCAACAATAAACGAACTTAATCCATTAAAATATGGGGTTATTGTTAGTTGTGGGCATAAACGTGCTTTGTTACTGCCTAATTTAGAGGAAGTAGACACTGTTGAAAAACAGTTAAATATAGTTTTGCAAAAAGCAGGAATTAAAAAACATGATGACTATAGTATAAAAAAGTTTGAAGTGATAAGACATAAATAG
- the amrS gene encoding AmmeMemoRadiSam system radical SAM enzyme, with protein sequence MLKEAMFYEHKNNSIQCYLCPHNCLVTANNYGKCAVRLNKNNKLNTVNYGEITAIAIDPIEKKPLYHFMPGHNILSVGSYGCNFSCLFCQNYQLAKQQPASRFIEPQKLAEICNQQHNNIGLAFTYNEPTVCYEYVYSTVKIIKRDFPHLKVVLVSNGFINLEPLQNLLPYIDAMNIDLKAFNNEFMKDVCGGKLEPVLKSIELANKYCHVEITTLLVNGLNDSLVEIEKIAKFLKNINIDIPLHLTRYFPNYKLNIPATDLNVLINSKQTALKYLNYVYIGNVANINNSTYCPKCGELIIERDLYNCKIHSGVVCKNCSNKLAIYF encoded by the coding sequence ATGTTAAAGGAAGCTATGTTTTATGAACATAAAAATAACAGTATTCAGTGTTACTTATGTCCTCATAATTGTTTAGTAACAGCTAATAACTATGGAAAGTGCGCTGTTAGACTTAATAAAAATAATAAGCTAAACACAGTTAACTATGGAGAAATAACCGCAATTGCGATAGACCCCATAGAAAAAAAGCCACTATATCATTTTATGCCAGGTCACAATATTTTATCTGTTGGTAGTTATGGCTGTAATTTTAGCTGTTTATTTTGTCAAAATTACCAGCTAGCAAAACAACAACCAGCTAGTAGGTTTATTGAACCACAAAAGTTAGCTGAAATATGTAATCAACAGCACAATAATATAGGCCTTGCCTTTACCTATAATGAACCAACTGTTTGTTATGAATATGTTTATAGTACTGTTAAAATTATAAAAAGAGATTTTCCTCATTTAAAAGTGGTATTGGTTAGTAATGGTTTTATTAATCTAGAGCCATTACAAAATTTATTACCCTATATAGATGCAATGAATATTGACTTAAAAGCCTTTAATAATGAGTTTATGAAAGATGTTTGTGGTGGTAAATTAGAGCCGGTATTAAAAAGCATAGAGTTAGCAAATAAGTATTGCCATGTAGAGATTACAACACTATTGGTAAATGGCTTAAATGATTCTTTAGTAGAAATAGAAAAAATAGCTAAGTTCTTAAAGAATATTAATATAGATATTCCGCTTCATTTAACACGTTATTTTCCAAATTATAAGCTTAACATACCAGCTACAGATTTAAATGTATTAATAAATAGCAAACAAACAGCCTTAAAATATCTCAACTATGTTTATATAGGTAATGTTGCTAATATAAATAACTCTACTTATTGCCCTAAATGCGGAGAGTTAATTATTGAAAGAGACCTTTATAATTGTAAAATTCATTCTGGAGTGGTTTGTAAAAATTGTAGTAATAAATTAGCAATATATTTTTAA
- a CDS encoding PfkB family carbohydrate kinase, with amino-acid sequence MSIITKREQQILTIIRDNPLISQKQLAEQLGLTRSSVAVHITNLMKKGLIRGKGYILNENNYVTVIGGSNIDIIGFPNQPLRVKDSNPGVVKISVGGVGRNIAENISRLGICSKLITAVGSDLYGKKIVNESKVAGINMDHIMVLENVSSSTYLSVMNKNGDMNIAISHMEAIEHLAISYLKKHDSIIKNSTCLVLDTNLTKDVIEFLVNNYHSTNIFVDTVSVAKSSKIKDLLPYIHTIKPNRYEAEHLTGITLNNKKSIYKALKHLLTLGVKNVVISMGNQGVFYSNENGEGHVPVTNVKLVNSTGAGDAFMAGLVYGYLNHKSLKKSCEISMAASAITLSSQLTINPNLNINTVKKIVKENY; translated from the coding sequence GTGAGCATAATAACTAAAAGGGAACAACAAATTCTAACTATTATAAGAGATAATCCACTTATATCACAAAAACAGCTAGCAGAACAGCTGGGTTTAACAAGGTCTTCTGTGGCTGTTCATATTACAAATTTAATGAAAAAAGGGCTAATTAGGGGTAAAGGATACATCTTAAACGAAAACAACTATGTAACAGTAATTGGTGGTTCTAATATCGATATTATAGGTTTTCCTAATCAACCTCTTCGTGTAAAAGACTCTAACCCTGGGGTAGTAAAAATATCTGTAGGTGGAGTGGGCAGAAATATAGCAGAAAATATAAGCAGATTAGGTATATGTTCAAAGCTTATCACAGCAGTAGGAAGTGATTTGTATGGCAAAAAAATTGTTAATGAGTCTAAAGTTGCTGGCATAAATATGGATCATATTATGGTTTTAGAGAATGTTTCTTCTTCCACCTATTTATCAGTTATGAATAAAAATGGTGACATGAATATTGCAATATCACATATGGAAGCTATAGAGCATTTAGCCATAAGCTATTTAAAAAAACATGATTCTATTATTAAAAATAGTACATGTCTTGTATTAGATACTAATTTAACTAAAGATGTAATTGAGTTTTTAGTAAATAATTATCACTCAACAAACATTTTTGTTGACACTGTATCTGTGGCTAAGTCTTCAAAAATAAAAGATTTACTACCCTATATTCATACAATTAAGCCAAACAGATATGAGGCAGAGCATTTAACGGGTATTACACTTAACAATAAAAAAAGTATTTATAAAGCCCTAAAACATTTGCTTACTTTAGGCGTTAAAAATGTAGTAATTAGTATGGGTAATCAGGGTGTATTTTATAGCAATGAAAATGGTGAGGGACATGTACCTGTAACCAATGTTAAACTAGTTAACTCTACTGGTGCAGGCGATGCCTTTATGGCAGGTTTGGTTTATGGCTATCTTAATCATAAAAGCCTTAAAAAAAGCTGTGAAATTAGCATGGCAGCATCGGCTATTACATTAAGTAGTCAATTAACAATTAACCCTAACTTAAATATCAACACTGTTAAAAAAATTGTTAAGGAGAACTATTAA
- a CDS encoding pseudouridine-5'-phosphate glycosidase gives MILEINPIVKKALDNNEPVVALESTIIAHGMPYPKNVNTALKVEQIIRDNGAIPATIGIINGVIKVGLTHSEIEFMGKSNNILKVSRRDLPFVIAKKLNGATTVASTMIAANLAGIKVFVTGGIGGVHRGASQSFDISADLQELAKTNVAVVSAGVKSILDIGLTLEYLETFGVTTVGYKTDVFPAFYTSESDYKVDYRVENAQELAYALFAKWQLGLNGGMVIGNPVPKQYEMNKQEISQVIEQALLKANELGIKGKKITPFLLDAIKQITKGKSLETNIQLVYNNAKIGAEIAVELAKLQ, from the coding sequence ATGATTTTAGAAATAAATCCAATTGTAAAAAAGGCCTTAGATAATAATGAGCCAGTAGTTGCTTTAGAGTCGACAATTATCGCACATGGTATGCCGTATCCTAAAAATGTTAATACAGCCTTAAAAGTTGAGCAAATTATTAGAGACAATGGAGCTATTCCTGCTACTATAGGCATTATAAATGGTGTAATAAAGGTTGGTTTAACTCATAGTGAAATTGAGTTTATGGGAAAATCCAACAATATATTAAAGGTTAGCAGAAGAGATTTGCCCTTTGTAATAGCTAAAAAACTAAATGGTGCTACAACCGTAGCTTCAACTATGATTGCCGCTAATCTAGCTGGTATTAAGGTATTTGTTACGGGTGGTATCGGTGGAGTACACCGAGGTGCAAGTCAATCTTTTGATATATCTGCCGATTTACAAGAGTTAGCAAAAACCAATGTTGCTGTTGTTTCAGCAGGTGTAAAATCTATTTTAGATATAGGTTTAACCCTAGAGTACCTAGAGACCTTTGGAGTAACTACTGTAGGTTATAAAACAGACGTATTTCCTGCATTTTATACAAGTGAAAGTGATTATAAAGTAGATTATCGTGTCGAAAATGCCCAAGAGCTAGCATATGCATTGTTTGCAAAATGGCAATTAGGTTTAAACGGTGGAATGGTGATTGGTAACCCAGTGCCTAAACAATATGAAATGAATAAACAAGAGATTTCCCAGGTAATAGAACAGGCATTGCTTAAAGCAAATGAACTGGGTATTAAAGGCAAAAAAATCACCCCATTTTTATTAGATGCTATTAAACAAATAACCAAAGGCAAAAGTCTTGAAACAAATATTCAATTAGTATATAACAATGCCAAAATAGGGGCTGAAATTGCTGTTGAACTAGCAAAATTACAATAA
- a CDS encoding aldehyde dehydrogenase, whose protein sequence is MNNLDLSQQSLLKSMKQYYNEGHTRPLEFRIKQLKTFKNLIYKYENEIVLALYSDLARHELESYSAEIGGIYGSITYTIKHLAKWMKPKKVKTPLHQIGSKSYIYSEPYGVALIIGPFNYPFNLCIEPLIGAIAAGNCAVIKPSEQSPNVAKVICEIVKEGFNNQYIRVVEGGKQEITRLIHSPFDYIFFTGSVTVGKIIMKAASENLVPVTLELGGKSPCIVANDANLEVAVERIVWGKFFNAGQTCIAPDYLYIHSSIKDKFISLLKAKITSFYGANIKQSKDLARMGSQKHAERLAVMINTDKQKIIFGGDYDINSLYIQPTLIANVTWQDACMQEEIFGPILPILTFTNINEVIKTINNHEKPLALYLFTKSKELQTQVLQQTSAGGCCINDSLSHFTSHYLPFGGVGNSGIGAYHGKYSYQTFSHYKSVLNKSTRIRMKMIFPPYSPKKLNLIKRFLK, encoded by the coding sequence ATGAATAATTTGGACTTATCTCAGCAATCTTTGCTTAAATCAATGAAACAATACTATAACGAGGGGCATACTAGGCCTTTAGAATTTAGGATTAAGCAGTTAAAAACCTTTAAAAATCTAATCTATAAATATGAAAATGAGATAGTGTTAGCATTGTATAGTGACTTAGCTCGGCATGAGTTAGAGTCTTACTCTGCTGAAATAGGGGGTATATACGGTAGTATTACTTATACTATTAAACATTTAGCAAAATGGATGAAGCCTAAAAAAGTTAAAACTCCACTTCACCAGATTGGCTCTAAAAGTTACATATATAGCGAGCCCTATGGAGTTGCCTTAATTATAGGTCCATTTAACTATCCCTTTAATCTTTGTATAGAGCCCCTAATAGGTGCAATTGCAGCAGGAAACTGTGCTGTCATTAAACCCTCAGAGCAAAGCCCTAATGTAGCTAAAGTAATTTGTGAAATAGTAAAAGAGGGTTTTAACAACCAGTATATTAGGGTAGTTGAGGGCGGTAAACAAGAAATTACACGCTTAATACATTCGCCTTTTGACTATATATTTTTTACGGGTAGTGTGACTGTTGGTAAAATAATTATGAAAGCAGCAAGCGAAAACTTAGTACCAGTTACCCTGGAGTTAGGAGGTAAAAGTCCTTGCATAGTTGCTAACGATGCTAATCTTGAGGTTGCAGTAGAAAGGATTGTTTGGGGTAAATTTTTTAATGCTGGACAAACCTGTATTGCCCCCGATTATTTATATATCCACAGTAGTATTAAAGATAAATTTATTTCATTACTTAAAGCCAAAATAACTAGCTTTTATGGCGCTAATATAAAACAATCTAAAGACCTTGCTCGTATGGGTTCTCAAAAACATGCTGAAAGGTTAGCTGTAATGATAAATACTGATAAACAAAAAATAATTTTTGGTGGAGATTATGATATCAATAGCTTGTACATTCAGCCAACCTTAATAGCTAATGTAACTTGGCAAGATGCCTGTATGCAAGAAGAAATATTTGGACCAATTTTGCCTATCTTAACATTTACAAACATTAATGAAGTTATTAAAACAATTAATAACCATGAAAAACCTTTAGCGCTATACTTATTTACAAAAAGTAAAGAGTTACAGACTCAAGTATTACAGCAAACAAGTGCTGGTGGTTGTTGTATTAATGATAGTCTTAGCCATTTTACATCTCATTATTTACCATTTGGTGGGGTTGGCAATTCTGGCATAGGAGCCTATCATGGCAAATACAGCTATCAAACATTTTCACACTATAAAAGTGTGTTAAACAAGTCTACAAGAATTAGAATGAAAATGATATTTCCCCCATACAGCCCTAAAAAGCTTAACCTGATTAAAAGGTTTTTGAAATAG
- a CDS encoding GNAT family N-acetyltransferase, producing MKTKRTYINKITAKDKIEISKLFSNEEVRKYLGGPVSKHSFNNCFNNMCNSKSNHYFVVRSKNSLELIGLVSIDTYHNNKNKELSYQFLPQWWGNNYATEILTPIINYAFTSLHLPVLYAETQTKNKASCSLLQKLGFSLKEKLLRFNAEQAVYCKYNYFKKTKL from the coding sequence ATGAAAACAAAACGTACCTATATTAATAAAATTACAGCTAAAGATAAAATAGAGATAAGTAAGCTATTTAGTAATGAAGAGGTCAGAAAATACTTAGGTGGGCCAGTTAGTAAGCATAGCTTTAATAATTGTTTTAATAATATGTGTAATTCTAAATCAAATCATTACTTTGTAGTAAGAAGTAAAAATAGCCTAGAGTTAATAGGTTTGGTTTCTATAGATACTTACCATAACAACAAGAATAAGGAGCTGTCATATCAATTCTTACCTCAGTGGTGGGGTAATAACTATGCAACAGAGATTTTAACACCTATAATTAATTATGCCTTTACAAGTTTACACTTACCTGTGTTATATGCCGAAACTCAAACAAAAAATAAAGCATCGTGTAGCTTATTACAAAAATTAGGTTTTAGCTTAAAAGAAAAGCTTTTAAGATTTAATGCAGAGCAAGCAGTATATTGCAAGTATAATTATTTTAAAAAAACAAAGTTATAG
- a CDS encoding class I SAM-dependent methyltransferase, producing MSFYYDLSSFYDGVFPLNAYKLKFIQDNIAKEGLAIDVACGVGIDAIALTKQGYNIEGFDLESEMIIKAVNSAKQKQLKIKFFEASMLDINKYYDNNSISSLLCTGNSLVHLNTKNEIINFINNSYKLLKTKGVLLIQIINFDRVLDNNITQLPTIVNKEQALTFTRNYEYCPKSKKIKFVTTLKAHKEYKNVINLIPLRQQELQQTLNKAGFNTMKFYGSFKGDSYTPTSYSTVVVAKK from the coding sequence ATGAGCTTTTACTATGATCTAAGCAGTTTTTATGATGGAGTTTTTCCCTTAAATGCTTATAAGCTAAAATTTATTCAAGATAACATTGCTAAAGAGGGTTTAGCAATAGATGTAGCCTGTGGTGTAGGTATAGATGCCATAGCCTTAACAAAACAGGGTTATAATATTGAAGGATTTGACCTAGAGAGTGAAATGATAATAAAAGCAGTTAATAGTGCTAAACAAAAGCAACTCAAAATAAAATTTTTTGAAGCTAGTATGTTAGATATTAATAAATATTATGATAATAACTCAATTAGCTCTCTTCTTTGCACTGGTAACTCTTTAGTTCATTTAAATACAAAAAACGAAATCATAAATTTTATAAACAACTCTTATAAATTACTAAAAACTAAAGGGGTTTTATTGATTCAAATTATTAACTTTGATAGGGTTTTAGATAATAACATAACTCAGCTACCAACTATCGTAAATAAAGAACAGGCTTTAACCTTTACTAGAAACTATGAATATTGCCCCAAGAGTAAAAAAATTAAGTTTGTTACCACTTTAAAAGCCCATAAAGAATATAAAAATGTAATTAATCTTATTCCTTTACGTCAACAAGAGTTACAGCAAACTTTAAATAAGGCGGGCTTTAATACTATGAAATTCTATGGTAGTTTTAAAGGTGACTCTTATACCCCCACTAGTTACTCAACAGTTGTTGTTGCTAAAAAGTAA
- a CDS encoding DUF6612 family protein, with protein MRKLKLALLIVTLLFVVVGCADNITTEEILKDTIAKSKDLKSVQVNAINEQTVKMNSEQETTTSTILALSINYEQPAVYQELEYNNNKKETMYITKNDLYALRNNAQWIKVENYDVENFMKTIKELSNNVLEIFVEYTDDVELLKEDNQYILKLDGSGDKFMDIFKEQLTKTMPVGSNFDKLSEILKINTSTYEYVIDKKTGLILKTIIDMDYELTILNNTMNFIQKTTSEFSNHNKVPKIIVPQEIIDSAITQ; from the coding sequence ATGAGAAAACTTAAGTTAGCATTATTAATTGTTACTTTGTTATTTGTAGTAGTAGGATGTGCAGATAATATTACTACAGAAGAAATACTAAAGGATACAATTGCAAAGTCAAAAGATTTAAAGAGTGTGCAAGTAAATGCAATCAATGAGCAAACAGTAAAAATGAACTCTGAACAAGAGACAACAACTTCTACTATTTTAGCATTAAGTATCAATTATGAACAGCCAGCTGTATATCAAGAATTAGAATATAACAATAATAAAAAAGAAACAATGTATATAACTAAAAATGATTTATATGCACTGCGAAACAATGCACAATGGATAAAGGTAGAGAACTATGATGTAGAGAATTTTATGAAAACAATTAAAGAACTTAGTAATAATGTATTAGAAATATTTGTTGAATATACTGATGATGTTGAACTATTAAAAGAGGATAATCAGTATATCTTAAAATTGGATGGTTCAGGAGATAAATTTATGGATATTTTTAAAGAGCAATTAACTAAAACTATGCCTGTTGGTAGTAATTTTGATAAACTATCAGAAATTTTAAAGATTAATACATCTACTTATGAGTATGTAATAGATAAAAAAACAGGTCTCATACTAAAAACTATAATTGATATGGATTATGAATTAACCATTTTAAATAATACAATGAACTTCATTCAAAAGACAACTAGTGAGTTTAGCAATCATAATAAAGTGCCTAAAATTATTGTTCCACAAGAAATTATAGATTCTGCTATAACACAATAG
- a CDS encoding DUF6612 family protein, whose protein sequence is MKKLKIVFLTIIVFVTIAGCVGTNKELTAQDILQDVFNKTQKLKSFRVNISDEQENYLDNFKSTNSINIIMEINKQQPAIHQLIKDLRADNEVELYISENDYYVKCANTEFAKINNYDFNKKYQEFLTLSFGFLDQIAEYSDNLILVNEENSYIVKLDATSKDFADLQKEYQNQIILPSMKGIEPFLKLNKVNSFVYELTIDQETHTVQQAVVDMDIELTAKKMALKIKNKVSYEFSDYNNVSKIDIQQSIK, encoded by the coding sequence TTGAAAAAGCTTAAAATTGTTTTTTTAACTATAATTGTCTTTGTGACTATAGCTGGCTGTGTGGGCACTAATAAAGAATTAACTGCTCAAGATATTTTGCAAGATGTTTTTAACAAAACTCAAAAGCTTAAAAGTTTTAGAGTGAATATTAGCGATGAACAGGAGAATTATTTAGATAATTTTAAAAGTACTAATTCCATAAATATTATAATGGAAATAAATAAGCAGCAACCTGCTATTCATCAACTTATTAAAGATTTACGAGCAGATAATGAAGTAGAGTTGTACATAAGCGAGAATGATTATTATGTTAAATGTGCTAATACTGAGTTTGCAAAAATAAATAATTATGACTTTAATAAAAAATATCAGGAATTTTTAACATTAAGCTTTGGCTTTTTAGATCAAATTGCTGAGTATAGTGATAACTTGATATTAGTGAATGAGGAAAATAGCTATATTGTAAAGCTGGATGCAACTAGTAAGGATTTTGCAGACCTACAAAAAGAGTATCAAAATCAAATAATACTACCGTCTATGAAAGGCATAGAACCCTTTTTAAAACTAAATAAGGTTAATTCATTTGTTTATGAACTTACAATTGACCAAGAAACTCATACTGTACAACAAGCAGTAGTAGATATGGATATAGAGTTAACTGCTAAAAAAATGGCTTTAAAGATAAAAAATAAAGTATCATATGAGTTTAGTGATTATAATAATGTGTCTAAAATAGATATCCAGCAAAGCATAAAATAA
- a CDS encoding metal-dependent hydrolase — MKITFLGHSAYLVEADNFKALIDPFISGNPDCDYKVEDFTDITHIFVTHGHGDHLGDAVPIAKANNATIITVFELGETLMKEGVDVFTMHIGGRSNFDFGNVKMTPALHGSGIALGDHFISGGNPCGFLITIKNKVLYHAGDTGLTMDMQLLAYENVDVALLPIGGKFTMDINDAARAVKFIEPKIVVPMHYNTFPVIKADPQDFANKVTNAEVKILKAGESLVL; from the coding sequence ATGAAAATAACCTTTTTAGGTCATTCAGCCTATTTAGTTGAAGCCGATAATTTTAAGGCTTTAATTGACCCGTTTATATCTGGAAACCCTGATTGTGATTATAAAGTGGAAGACTTTACTGATATAACTCATATATTTGTTACACATGGACATGGAGACCATTTAGGTGATGCAGTACCAATAGCTAAAGCAAATAACGCTACAATAATTACCGTTTTTGAGTTAGGTGAAACCCTAATGAAAGAAGGTGTAGATGTATTCACCATGCATATAGGTGGTAGATCTAATTTTGATTTTGGCAATGTTAAAATGACACCTGCCTTACATGGTTCAGGCATAGCTTTAGGAGATCATTTCATTTCGGGCGGAAACCCTTGTGGCTTTTTGATAACAATCAAAAACAAAGTACTATACCACGCTGGAGACACTGGTTTAACAATGGACATGCAGTTATTGGCCTATGAAAACGTAGATGTAGCATTGTTACCTATTGGTGGAAAGTTTACTATGGATATAAACGATGCAGCTAGAGCTGTAAAGTTTATTGAGCCTAAAATTGTGGTACCAATGCACTATAATACTTTTCCGGTGATTAAGGCTGACCCTCAAGATTTTGCAAATAAAGTTACCAATGCTGAGGTAAAAATATTAAAAGCTGGCGAAAGTTTAGTGTTATAA
- a CDS encoding GNAT family N-acetyltransferase: MNILETNRLIIRTFVETDWQDLHNYMTLPEVVMFEPYEVFTEQDCVKECYKRSQDKTHSFWAVCLKNSNTMIGHLYFSLAEPAELNTYSIGYVFNPQYYGKGYATEACKEMLDYGFKVKNAHRIIAQVDVKNRASWRLLERLKMRKEAHQLKNIYFKLDKNGYPIWKDSYQYALLNSEYNH, encoded by the coding sequence ATGAATATTTTAGAGACCAATAGACTAATTATAAGAACATTTGTAGAAACAGATTGGCAAGATTTACATAACTATATGACTTTACCAGAGGTTGTAATGTTTGAGCCATATGAAGTATTTACTGAGCAAGATTGTGTAAAAGAATGTTATAAAAGAAGCCAAGATAAAACACACAGCTTTTGGGCTGTTTGTTTAAAAAACTCAAATACTATGATTGGTCATTTATATTTTTCTTTAGCAGAGCCAGCAGAGTTAAATACCTACTCAATAGGTTATGTATTTAATCCTCAATACTATGGTAAAGGTTATGCCACAGAAGCCTGTAAAGAAATGCTTGATTACGGTTTTAAAGTAAAAAATGCTCACAGAATAATAGCCCAAGTAGATGTTAAAAATAGAGCTTCATGGAGACTTTTAGAGCGTTTAAAAATGCGCAAAGAGGCTCATCAATTAAAAAACATTTATTTTAAACTCGATAAAAATGGCTATCCTATCTGGAAAGATTCTTATCAATATGCTTTATTAAATAGTGAATATAATCATTAA